A part of Larkinella insperata genomic DNA contains:
- a CDS encoding sensor histidine kinase → MLKSLEIYGQRNTLKIVLALNLLLVGTASLLYTNSLIAKLEEREENDVKLYARALVNVYDENADEDLTFITNEIMFVNQKNQVPTIYVDENHKIPKIPIHNYTFPPGTSDEEILGILEEELAEMREEHQPIVVEMDGKVNGYIYYHNSLLLTQLRFFPYVLLAVMVTLGFLAYLAFSSARRAEQNRVWVGLAKETAHQLGTPLSSLMAWVEYFRSDPAVDQSVADEVEKDVKRLETIATRFSSIGSVPTLKSENIYETVSQFVSYLERRISTKVKIHVENFLVDGKEVKINKLLFEWVIENICKNAVDAMSGVGKLTVRLMPLPRNEIAIDITDTGKGINKANLQKVFTPGYSTKKRGWGLGLTLAKRIIEEYHEGRLFVKSSEVGKGTTFRILLKENVMSEGPVVKGQKTVRSAS, encoded by the coding sequence ATGTTGAAGTCACTGGAGATATATGGTCAGCGCAACACGCTGAAAATTGTTCTTGCCCTGAATTTACTCCTGGTCGGTACGGCCTCGCTGCTTTATACCAACAGTCTGATTGCAAAGTTGGAAGAACGGGAGGAAAATGACGTAAAGCTGTATGCCAGAGCCCTCGTCAATGTGTACGACGAGAATGCCGACGAAGACCTGACTTTTATCACGAACGAAATTATGTTCGTCAACCAGAAAAATCAGGTCCCGACGATTTATGTGGATGAAAACCATAAAATTCCCAAAATTCCCATCCACAATTACACGTTCCCGCCGGGTACATCCGACGAAGAGATTCTGGGTATCCTGGAGGAGGAGCTGGCCGAAATGAGAGAAGAACACCAGCCGATTGTGGTGGAAATGGATGGGAAAGTAAACGGCTACATTTATTATCACAACTCGCTATTACTGACCCAACTCCGTTTTTTTCCGTACGTCCTGCTGGCCGTGATGGTCACCCTTGGGTTTCTGGCTTATCTGGCGTTCAGTTCGGCCCGGCGGGCGGAGCAGAACCGCGTCTGGGTGGGGCTGGCGAAAGAAACCGCGCACCAGCTGGGCACGCCCCTGTCGTCGCTCATGGCCTGGGTTGAGTACTTCCGCAGCGATCCGGCCGTCGACCAGTCGGTGGCCGATGAAGTGGAAAAGGACGTCAAACGGCTGGAAACTATCGCGACCCGGTTTTCAAGCATTGGCTCCGTGCCGACGCTGAAAAGTGAGAACATTTACGAAACCGTCAGCCAGTTTGTGTCTTACCTCGAAAGACGGATTTCCACGAAAGTGAAAATCCACGTCGAGAATTTTCTGGTCGACGGCAAAGAAGTCAAAATCAACAAATTGCTGTTTGAGTGGGTGATCGAAAACATTTGTAAAAATGCCGTCGACGCCATGAGCGGAGTCGGGAAACTGACGGTTCGGCTCATGCCACTGCCCCGAAATGAAATCGCCATCGATATTACCGATACGGGCAAAGGCATCAACAAGGCAAATTTACAGAAGGTGTTTACGCCGGGTTACAGCACCAAAAAACGGGGTTGGGGGCTTGGGCTTACGCTGGCCAAGCGAATTATTGAAGAATACCACGAAGGCCGACTGTTTGTGAAAAGCTCCGAGGTAGGCAAAGGAACCACGTTTCGGATTCTGCTGAAAGAGAACGTGATGAGCGAAGGACCGGTGGTGAAAGGCCAAAAAACCGTACGCAGTGCCTCCTGA
- the hemA gene encoding glutamyl-tRNA reductase yields the protein MHEIFKSISLSYKTAPLAVRELIALNEDESKQFLIKLREFFGASEALVLSTCNRTEIYYISNQNLNQEVARLLLAEKGITSSDEYLPYFHFFDTQATAVRHLFEVCTGLHSQVVGDMQIPNQVKHAYQWSADLDMAGPFLHRLMHTIFFTNKRVAQETSFRDGAASVSYAAVELIEELVGNNGCPYLAEHGSAAPSILVVGLGEIGADICENLAARKLNRITLCNRTRSKADALAEKHSFRVADFADLTQEIAKADVIISSVLVERPMITAELLSDLNSLTFKYFFDLSVPRSIDVNVEQVPGVLLYNIDQIRTRADEALSRRLASIPQVEAIIDQSIADFNDWSREMTVSPTINKFKNALEQIRKEEIARHLKHMTAEESEKVEKITRSIMQKIMKSPVLQLKAACKRGEADTLIDVLTDLFDLEKQPTDASQSFH from the coding sequence ATGCACGAGATCTTTAAATCAATTAGTTTATCGTATAAAACCGCCCCGCTGGCCGTTAGAGAGCTAATTGCATTAAACGAAGATGAGTCCAAGCAGTTTCTGATTAAACTTCGGGAATTTTTCGGTGCCTCGGAAGCGCTGGTACTCTCAACCTGCAACCGTACGGAGATTTACTACATTTCCAATCAGAACCTGAACCAGGAGGTTGCCCGCCTGTTGCTGGCTGAAAAAGGAATTACTTCCTCCGACGAATACCTGCCTTATTTTCATTTTTTTGATACCCAGGCCACGGCAGTTCGCCATCTGTTCGAAGTTTGTACAGGGCTGCACTCTCAGGTCGTGGGCGATATGCAAATCCCGAACCAGGTCAAACATGCTTACCAGTGGTCGGCCGACCTCGACATGGCGGGGCCGTTTCTGCACCGGCTGATGCACACGATTTTCTTCACCAACAAACGCGTTGCCCAGGAAACCAGTTTCCGCGATGGAGCCGCTTCGGTGTCGTATGCCGCTGTTGAATTAATTGAAGAACTGGTTGGTAACAACGGCTGCCCCTACCTGGCCGAACATGGCTCGGCCGCTCCGTCGATTCTGGTGGTGGGTCTGGGCGAAATTGGTGCAGATATCTGCGAAAACCTGGCCGCCCGCAAACTAAACCGAATTACCCTCTGCAACCGCACCCGCTCCAAAGCCGATGCGCTGGCGGAGAAACACAGCTTCCGGGTTGCCGACTTTGCGGACCTGACGCAGGAAATTGCGAAAGCCGATGTGATTATTTCGTCGGTGCTGGTGGAAAGACCGATGATCACCGCCGAGCTGTTGTCGGACTTGAACTCGCTGACGTTTAAATATTTCTTTGACTTATCCGTTCCCCGGAGCATCGACGTCAACGTTGAACAGGTGCCGGGCGTTCTGCTGTATAACATTGACCAGATTCGGACCCGGGCCGATGAAGCCCTGAGCCGCCGGCTGGCCTCTATCCCGCAGGTGGAAGCAATCATTGATCAGTCGATTGCCGACTTCAACGATTGGTCGCGGGAGATGACCGTTTCACCGACCATCAACAAATTCAAGAATGCGCTGGAGCAGATTCGGAAAGAAGAAATTGCCCGCCACTTGAAACACATGACTGCCGAAGAATCCGAAAAAGTTGAAAAGATTACGCGCAGCATCATGCAGAAAATCATGAAATCACCCGTTTTGCAACTCAAAGCGGCCTGCAAACGGGGCGAAGCCGACACGCTAATTGATGTGTTGACGGATTTGTTCGACCTGGAAAAACAACCGACCGATGCATCCCAAAGCTTTCACTAA
- a CDS encoding DUF4230 domain-containing protein, with the protein MTRFINSLLRFFLIILLLVGLIVSWEQLRGWSVFSGLTKKESSVQTVVLQEVTELGKLELVKYRFKDIIEHQLVREWLPNPKAVLIVEGEAVGCLDLTKITAEDVTAQGDSLIVHLPDAELCSYKIDHRHSRVFNTEYAFFEEAQLVSEAYRRAETQIRRAALNSGILEQTRQNADKILKPMLERISGKKVFLTTRMKATLQPLR; encoded by the coding sequence ATGACCCGTTTTATCAACTCTTTACTCCGTTTTTTTCTCATTATTCTGCTGCTAGTCGGCCTGATCGTGTCGTGGGAACAATTGCGCGGCTGGTCGGTGTTCAGCGGCTTGACCAAAAAAGAATCATCGGTTCAAACGGTTGTTTTGCAGGAAGTAACCGAGTTGGGCAAACTGGAACTGGTTAAATACCGCTTCAAAGATATCATTGAACATCAGTTGGTCCGGGAGTGGCTGCCCAACCCGAAAGCCGTCCTGATTGTGGAAGGTGAAGCCGTTGGCTGCCTGGACCTGACCAAGATTACCGCCGAAGACGTTACCGCCCAGGGCGATAGTCTGATCGTTCACCTGCCCGACGCCGAACTGTGCTCCTACAAAATCGACCATCGGCACTCGCGGGTTTTCAACACAGAATACGCTTTTTTTGAAGAAGCCCAGCTGGTCAGTGAAGCTTACCGCCGGGCCGAAACCCAAATCCGGCGAGCAGCCCTCAATAGCGGCATTCTGGAACAAACCCGTCAGAACGCCGACAAAATTCTGAAGCCCATGCTGGAGCGAATTTCCGGCAAAAAAGTTTTTCTGACCACCCGCATGAAAGCTACCTTGCAACCACTCCGCTAG
- the eutC gene encoding ethanolamine ammonia-lyase subunit EutC, giving the protein MNPLPEQPDPWAFLQSHTSARIARGRTGHSLPTRALLDFQLDHARARDAVYSELEPEELVRQLKAIHEPLRQLHSRAADRQQYLQRPDLGRRLDEQSRATLSASSGFALCLVIADGLSATAINRHALPVVTRLVEEVRKLGWSLAPLCVVEQGRVAIGDEIAHALQAETVVVLIGERPGLTSPDSMGAYLTFRPEPGLTDEARNCISNIRPEGLPYEAAVQKLVYLLTEMKTRKLSGVQLKDEFDDNLLTH; this is encoded by the coding sequence ATGAACCCCCTTCCCGAACAGCCCGATCCGTGGGCTTTCCTGCAAAGCCACACGTCTGCCCGCATTGCCCGGGGGCGCACCGGGCACAGCCTGCCGACCCGCGCCCTGCTGGATTTTCAGCTCGACCACGCGCGCGCCCGCGATGCGGTCTATTCAGAATTGGAACCGGAAGAACTGGTGCGGCAACTGAAAGCCATCCATGAGCCGTTGCGGCAACTTCACAGCCGGGCCGCCGATCGCCAGCAATACCTGCAACGGCCCGATCTGGGCCGCCGACTGGATGAGCAAAGCCGGGCGACGCTGTCGGCATCAAGCGGTTTTGCCCTTTGTCTGGTCATTGCGGATGGACTGTCGGCAACGGCAATCAACCGTCATGCCCTGCCGGTGGTGACCCGCCTGGTGGAGGAAGTCCGGAAATTGGGCTGGTCGCTGGCGCCGTTGTGTGTGGTGGAACAGGGGCGCGTTGCCATCGGGGACGAAATTGCGCACGCCTTGCAAGCCGAAACCGTGGTTGTGCTGATCGGAGAGCGGCCCGGCCTAACCTCGCCCGACAGTATGGGAGCTTACCTTACCTTCCGCCCGGAGCCGGGCCTGACCGACGAAGCCCGCAACTGCATCTCCAACATCCGGCCCGAAGGATTGCCGTATGAAGCGGCCGTGCAAAAGCTGGTGTATTTGCTGACGGAAATGAAAACCCGCAAACTGTCGGGGGTGCAGTTGAAAGATGAATTTGACGACAACCTGCTGACGCACTAG
- a CDS encoding ethanolamine ammonia-lyase subunit EutB gives MAYRCSVRNVTYRFDNLKTLLAKATPLRSGDQLAGIAARTAEERVAAQMTLADLPLTTFLTEAVIPYETDEITRLILDRHDAEAFAPIRHLTVGDLRNYLLSDEVSTQTLTSLQAGLTPEMVAAVSKLMRNQDLITVAAKCEVVTRFRNTIGLKGRFSTRLQPNHPTDDFRGVAASIVDGLFYGSGDAVIGINPATDHVRTVMRLVDMMDQIRQRFEIPTQTCVLSHITTSLQAIEQGAPVDLVFQSIGGTEAVNASFGLNLALLGEGLDAGRSLKRGTVGQNVMYFETGQGSALSANAHHGVDQQTCEVRAYAVARLFEPLLVNTVVGFIGPEYLYNGKQIIRAGLEDHCCGKLLGLPMGVDICYTNHAEADQDDMDTLLTLLGTAGVNFIMGIPGADDVMLHYQSTSFHDALYVRDLCHLRPAPEFEDWLLRMDLISTDGRLLPAKNTHRLLQAAGL, from the coding sequence ATGGCGTACCGCTGTTCTGTTCGTAACGTAACCTACCGCTTCGACAACCTGAAAACCCTGCTGGCGAAAGCTACGCCCCTGCGCTCGGGCGACCAACTGGCGGGGATAGCGGCCCGAACCGCCGAGGAACGGGTGGCGGCTCAGATGACGCTGGCCGACCTGCCGCTGACGACTTTCCTGACCGAAGCCGTCATCCCGTACGAAACCGACGAAATTACCCGGTTGATCCTGGACAGGCACGATGCCGAAGCCTTTGCGCCCATTCGACACCTGACGGTCGGGGACTTGCGAAACTACTTGCTGTCGGACGAGGTTAGTACCCAAACGCTGACGAGCCTGCAGGCGGGTCTGACGCCCGAAATGGTGGCGGCCGTAAGCAAGCTAATGCGGAATCAGGATTTGATTACGGTTGCCGCCAAGTGCGAAGTAGTGACCCGATTCCGGAACACCATCGGCCTGAAAGGACGGTTTTCAACCCGGTTGCAACCCAACCACCCCACCGACGATTTTCGGGGTGTGGCGGCCAGTATCGTTGATGGGCTATTTTACGGCAGTGGCGACGCAGTCATTGGGATCAACCCGGCTACCGATCATGTTCGGACGGTGATGCGGCTGGTCGATATGATGGATCAGATTCGTCAGCGCTTCGAAATTCCCACGCAAACCTGCGTTTTGAGCCACATTACCACCTCGCTCCAGGCCATTGAACAAGGTGCCCCGGTCGATCTGGTGTTTCAATCCATCGGCGGGACCGAAGCCGTCAATGCGTCGTTTGGCCTTAATCTGGCTCTGTTGGGCGAAGGGCTGGATGCGGGTCGGTCGCTGAAGCGGGGGACGGTGGGCCAGAATGTAATGTATTTCGAAACGGGGCAGGGGAGTGCTCTGTCGGCCAACGCGCACCACGGTGTTGATCAGCAGACCTGTGAGGTGCGGGCTTACGCCGTGGCCCGGCTTTTTGAGCCGCTGCTGGTCAATACCGTGGTTGGATTTATTGGTCCGGAGTATTTGTACAACGGCAAACAAATTATCCGGGCCGGGCTGGAAGACCATTGCTGCGGCAAACTGCTGGGCCTGCCAATGGGCGTTGATATTTGCTACACAAACCACGCGGAAGCCGATCAGGACGATATGGACACGCTGCTGACGCTGCTCGGTACGGCGGGCGTTAACTTTATCATGGGCATTCCCGGCGCTGATGATGTCATGCTGCATTACCAGAGCACCTCGTTTCACGATGCACTGTACGTACGGGACTTGTGCCATCTGCGGCCCGCACCGGAATTTGAAGACTGGCTGCTGCGCATGGATTTAATCAGTACCGATGGTCGGCTGCTGCCGGCCAAAAATACGCACCGTTTACTGCAAGCCGCCGGCCTATGA
- a CDS encoding HAD family hydrolase translates to MNSFQLVVFDMAGTTVQDQHEVERCFAQAASQTHLIVSDERILAMQGLSKRFVFETLWSKQLGTATPEELKAKVDHSYQLFTEILENHYRTQPVLPTAGCLETFVFLRSNGVKIALTTGFYRKVTDIILRKLGWLEGLDENYMGNGQTLIQASIASDEVEQGRPQPFMIQKAMRLLGVTDPKRVANIGDTPSDLLSGQAAGVGLNLGVVNGTHSRSQLEPYPHDRLLPSLAELPATLSLSSAQALTNPSNPSL, encoded by the coding sequence ATGAACTCTTTTCAACTGGTAGTATTCGATATGGCTGGCACGACGGTCCAGGACCAGCACGAAGTAGAACGCTGCTTCGCCCAGGCCGCTTCACAAACCCATCTGATCGTCAGCGACGAGCGGATTCTGGCCATGCAGGGGTTGTCCAAACGTTTTGTATTCGAGACGCTCTGGAGCAAACAACTGGGTACCGCCACGCCGGAAGAACTGAAAGCGAAGGTGGATCATTCCTACCAGCTTTTTACCGAGATCCTGGAAAACCACTACCGTACCCAGCCCGTTCTGCCGACCGCCGGTTGTCTGGAGACGTTTGTGTTTCTGCGTAGCAACGGCGTCAAAATCGCTCTGACAACCGGTTTTTACCGGAAGGTTACTGATATTATTCTGAGAAAGCTGGGCTGGCTCGAAGGTTTGGACGAAAACTACATGGGCAACGGGCAAACCCTCATTCAGGCGTCCATTGCCAGCGATGAGGTGGAGCAGGGCCGTCCGCAGCCGTTCATGATTCAGAAGGCAATGCGGTTACTAGGCGTTACTGATCCGAAACGGGTAGCCAACATTGGCGATACACCCTCCGACCTGCTGTCGGGCCAGGCCGCCGGGGTCGGCCTGAACCTGGGTGTGGTGAACGGTACGCACAGCCGCAGCCAACTGGAGCCGTACCCGCACGACCGTCTGCTTCCATCGCTCGCGGAACTACCAGCTACCCTTTCCCTGTCGTCGGCGCAGGCGTTGACCAACCCTTCCAACCCATCCCTATAA
- a CDS encoding TIGR03364 family FAD-dependent oxidoreductase, translating to MASFDFIFVGSGILGTFHALHAARAGQKVLILEKDNRPVSATVRNFGQVVPSGLSGRWYHYGRRSLELYREIQKEHDITVRQNGSVYVASDADEWTLANELYDQRRADGYPCELWSKARTLDSYPVLRSDYVQGALVFPEEISVEPDQMIHRLIGYLTTKYPNVTYRNNAAVVGCESTAAGARVQLANGERFEAGKVFLCNGSEFRLLFPDLFAQSGLVVSKLQMMQTAPMPEITLPGNILTGLTIRRYESFTECPSYANLQAPDHLAELKKWGIHVLFKQALDGSIIIGDSHEYAPATQTDDLGFDTKDYVNQLIRQEASRIVSFPVDRIQRTWAGFYAQTTQEIFEADLNNIHIVTGIGGKGMTSSAGFSEENIKRFL from the coding sequence TTGGCTTCTTTCGATTTTATTTTCGTTGGTTCGGGCATTCTGGGTACGTTTCACGCCTTGCACGCGGCCCGTGCCGGTCAGAAAGTCCTGATTCTGGAAAAAGACAACCGGCCCGTCAGCGCTACGGTCCGCAATTTTGGTCAGGTGGTACCGTCCGGACTGAGCGGCCGCTGGTACCATTACGGTCGGCGCAGCCTGGAGCTGTACCGGGAAATTCAGAAGGAGCACGACATTACCGTTCGGCAAAACGGCTCGGTTTATGTGGCCTCCGACGCCGACGAATGGACGCTGGCCAACGAACTCTACGACCAACGACGGGCCGACGGTTACCCGTGTGAACTTTGGTCGAAGGCCCGGACGCTGGACAGCTACCCGGTTTTGCGGTCGGATTACGTGCAGGGAGCCCTGGTTTTTCCGGAGGAAATCAGCGTAGAACCCGATCAGATGATCCACCGGCTCATCGGTTACCTAACCACGAAATACCCGAATGTAACTTACCGGAACAACGCTGCGGTGGTCGGCTGTGAGTCGACGGCAGCGGGCGCGCGGGTCCAGTTGGCGAACGGCGAACGATTTGAAGCGGGCAAGGTATTCCTCTGCAACGGCAGCGAGTTTCGGCTGTTGTTTCCCGACTTGTTTGCCCAGAGCGGACTGGTGGTGAGCAAACTGCAAATGATGCAAACCGCGCCAATGCCGGAAATTACGCTGCCCGGCAATATTCTGACGGGCCTGACCATCCGGCGGTATGAGTCCTTTACCGAGTGTCCGTCCTACGCCAATCTGCAAGCGCCGGACCATCTGGCAGAATTGAAAAAGTGGGGCATCCATGTTCTGTTTAAGCAGGCGCTCGACGGCTCGATCATCATCGGCGATTCACACGAATACGCTCCGGCCACGCAGACCGACGACCTGGGCTTCGACACGAAAGATTACGTCAACCAGTTAATCCGGCAGGAAGCCAGCCGGATTGTCAGTTTTCCCGTCGACCGCATCCAGCGCACCTGGGCCGGGTTTTACGCCCAGACCACGCAGGAGATTTTCGAAGCCGATCTGAACAATATCCACATCGTCACCGGCATCGGCGGCAAGGGCATGACCTCCAGCGCCGGGTTTTCGGAGGAAAATATAAAGCGGTTTTTGTAG
- a CDS encoding DUF5606 family protein, whose protein sequence is MEALKEIANIAGKGGLYRIVKPSRTGVIVESLDEKKEKSMIGPTARVSVLKDISIYTDDDEQSKPLGDVFMVIYEKYNDELPITPKAASNAELADFMAEIVPEYDRDRVHMSDVKKMIGWYNILRKNLPEAFETKAEETPDTDAESTETSSQTAETQEEKA, encoded by the coding sequence ATGGAAGCGCTGAAAGAAATTGCGAATATTGCCGGAAAAGGCGGCTTATACCGGATTGTAAAACCCAGCCGAACGGGTGTGATTGTGGAATCGCTCGACGAGAAAAAAGAAAAGTCGATGATTGGACCCACGGCACGTGTATCGGTATTGAAAGACATTTCAATTTACACGGATGACGATGAACAATCGAAGCCCCTGGGGGATGTGTTCATGGTGATCTATGAAAAATACAATGATGAGTTGCCGATTACTCCCAAGGCGGCTTCAAACGCCGAACTGGCGGACTTCATGGCCGAAATCGTGCCGGAATACGACCGCGACCGGGTGCATATGTCGGATGTAAAGAAAATGATCGGCTGGTATAATATTCTGCGGAAGAACCTGCCGGAAGCGTTTGAGACAAAGGCGGAAGAAACGCCCGATACCGACGCTGAATCAACCGAAACGTCCTCTCAAACTGCCGAAACGCAGGAAGAGAAAGCGTAG
- the yihA gene encoding ribosome biogenesis GTP-binding protein YihA/YsxC has translation MSNSDPSRCPKPDRPEYAFIGRSNVGKSSLINMLTVRHKLAKTSQTPGKTQLINHFLINSEWYLVDLPGYGFARAPQREREKWERMIDSYLKNRQNLICTFVLVDSRIDPQRIDLEFMEKMGELGLPFAIIFTKTEKSNTNAVQQAVKRYEQTMRKTWAELPPMFLSSAVSGRGREEILAYIDQLNKAFHEQDDAKK, from the coding sequence ATGAGCAATTCCGACCCGTCCCGCTGCCCCAAGCCGGACCGGCCGGAGTATGCCTTCATTGGCCGCTCCAACGTCGGAAAGTCGTCGCTCATCAACATGCTGACCGTCCGGCATAAGTTAGCGAAAACCTCGCAGACGCCCGGAAAAACACAGTTGATCAACCATTTCCTGATCAACAGTGAGTGGTATCTGGTCGATTTGCCGGGCTACGGTTTTGCGAGGGCACCGCAGCGTGAGCGGGAAAAATGGGAGCGGATGATCGACAGTTACCTCAAAAACCGTCAGAATCTGATCTGCACGTTTGTGCTGGTCGATAGCCGCATTGATCCGCAGCGCATCGACCTGGAGTTTATGGAAAAGATGGGGGAACTCGGCTTGCCGTTTGCCATCATCTTCACAAAAACCGAAAAAAGCAACACGAATGCCGTGCAGCAGGCCGTGAAGCGGTACGAACAAACCATGCGGAAAACATGGGCCGAATTGCCGCCGATGTTTCTTTCTTCAGCCGTGAGCGGGCGCGGGAGAGAGGAAATTCTGGCGTACATCGATCAGTTAAACAAGGCGTTTCACGAACAGGACGACGCAAAAAAATAA
- a CDS encoding thioredoxin family protein, whose product MKNTSLLSLLLAFALVLNACNSQSKSTDEQSAVTETSADNTEVVSEEKTVPDASATTAGTEPGIQFSDAAWKAQLAKAKAEKKLVFLDAYTSWCGPCKLLQKNVFTQKEVGDFFNKEFINVKIDMEKGEGPELALQYPLEGYPTLLFIDGDGKVVKKVLGYQSPEELLTIGKGVKGQAAL is encoded by the coding sequence ATGAAGAATACAAGTTTGCTCTCCCTGCTGCTGGCGTTTGCGCTGGTATTGAACGCCTGCAACTCCCAAAGTAAGTCAACTGACGAGCAGTCGGCCGTCACCGAAACTTCGGCGGATAATACGGAGGTCGTCAGCGAAGAAAAGACCGTACCCGACGCCAGCGCCACCACCGCCGGTACCGAGCCGGGTATTCAGTTCTCGGATGCCGCCTGGAAAGCGCAGTTAGCGAAAGCCAAAGCGGAGAAAAAACTTGTGTTTCTGGACGCCTACACCAGCTGGTGCGGTCCCTGCAAACTGTTGCAGAAAAACGTTTTTACCCAGAAGGAAGTCGGCGACTTTTTCAATAAGGAATTCATCAACGTGAAAATCGATATGGAGAAAGGCGAAGGACCGGAACTGGCGCTGCAATATCCGCTGGAAGGCTACCCGACCCTGCTGTTTATCGATGGCGACGGCAAAGTGGTAAAGAAAGTCCTGGGCTACCAATCGCCAGAAGAGTTGCTGACCATCGGCAAAGGCGTTAAAGGTCAGGCTGCATTATAA
- a CDS encoding glycosyltransferase translates to MPRQRVLHVSTIHPTYDPRIVYKYFPTLTGAYEVYCALPKPDATVAPAVRFIKLPHFRRVVLRFLITCPVILWKTLRLRPVLVHVYSSEFLPFAYVYRLLGAAVIYEVQENLHKKIHLKKQNRGWLLQQAFRFFDRLAWRHFSLIFTEHGYLTTYTNLVKPQAVIYNYPVLPFMEAFRRPYRKLADPIEFFYIGLLSFDRAIETLLEGLVLLKTDYPDFKVHLFGRCTFTQAELENIPAYHKLGENLIFYGYTDQAKALAYAAKSVCGLALLKPVGDYPESYTTKMFEYMALGLPVITANFQLYRDVVEKHACGFCIDPTDPRVFADRMRYLIEHPQQAQEMGQRGRRATESTYNWTTEEAKLMDLYQKVIAH, encoded by the coding sequence ATGCCGCGTCAACGGGTTTTACACGTCAGTACCATACACCCCACCTACGACCCTCGTATTGTCTATAAATATTTTCCTACGCTGACCGGAGCGTATGAGGTGTACTGCGCCCTGCCCAAGCCCGATGCCACGGTTGCTCCGGCGGTGCGCTTTATCAAGTTGCCACATTTTCGCCGGGTTGTCTTGCGGTTTCTGATCACCTGCCCGGTTATTTTGTGGAAAACCCTGCGGCTTCGTCCAGTTCTGGTTCACGTGTACTCGTCGGAATTTCTGCCGTTTGCGTATGTCTACCGGTTGTTGGGAGCGGCCGTTATCTACGAAGTACAGGAGAATTTGCACAAAAAGATTCACCTGAAAAAACAGAACCGGGGCTGGCTGCTGCAACAGGCGTTTCGGTTTTTCGACCGGCTGGCCTGGCGGCATTTCTCGCTGATCTTTACCGAACACGGCTACCTGACCACGTACACAAACCTGGTCAAGCCCCAGGCCGTCATCTACAATTATCCGGTTCTGCCTTTTATGGAGGCCTTCCGGCGGCCCTATCGAAAGCTGGCCGATCCAATTGAGTTTTTTTACATCGGTTTGCTGAGCTTCGACCGGGCCATCGAAACCCTGCTCGAAGGTTTAGTCCTGTTGAAAACCGACTACCCGGATTTCAAGGTGCACCTGTTTGGGCGGTGTACGTTTACCCAGGCGGAACTGGAAAACATTCCGGCGTATCACAAGCTGGGCGAAAACCTGATTTTTTACGGCTATACCGATCAGGCAAAAGCCCTGGCGTATGCTGCAAAATCAGTCTGCGGGCTGGCGCTTCTGAAACCCGTTGGCGATTACCCCGAGTCGTATACCACTAAAATGTTTGAATACATGGCGCTCGGGCTGCCGGTCATTACGGCTAATTTTCAACTATACCGCGATGTCGTGGAAAAACATGCCTGCGGGTTCTGCATCGATCCAACCGACCCTCGGGTGTTTGCCGACCGGATGCGGTATTTGATCGAGCACCCGCAGCAAGCGCAGGAGATGGGCCAGCGGGGCCGGCGGGCAACGGAGTCAACCTACAACTGGACCACGGAAGAAGCGAAGCTGATGGACCTTTATCAGAAGGTGATTGCTCACTAA